The sequence AATGACGAAGAAGACCGGTACCAAGAACAGCGACAGCATGGTCGCGGTAAACAGACCATAGGCTAAACTGGCCACTATGGGAATGAGGAATTGGGCCTGAGTGCTGGTTTCGAGAAGGAGTGGTAAAAGAGCCGCGATCGTGGTGAGTGAGGTGATGACAATGGCTCGAAACCGGCCTCGCGCCGCAAACCGGGCCGCGTCAGAGATATTCATACCTTCGCCAAGCCGCTCTTTGATAAACGAGACCAGCAGGATGTTATTATTGACCACAATACCAGCCAAGGTCGCGAGGCCAACCAGACTTGGCATGGTAAGGTCAAGTCCCATTAGCACATGTCCCCAAACAACGCCGATGAAACCCAACGGGATCGCGAGCAGCACCGCGATTGGCTGCACATAACTTCGGAACTGGAAGCATAGTATGAGGAAAACGCCGATAAGGCTGATCATCAAATTATTGTTCAAAGAACTGCTTGTTTTCCCGCTTTCCTTGCCCTGCCCCTGAAAGGAGATTCTGAGATTCGGGTATTTTTTCTTTAATTTTGGTATAAACTCCTTTTTTGTAACTCCCATTAATTCACGAGCATTGACCACCCGGGTGTCTATATTGCCCTGTATAGTTATAGTACGCTGGCCATTGATCCGGTGAACGCGAGAGTAATGACGGGTCTGCTCGATCTCTGCGATGGCGGTTAACGGCACCAGACGCCCATCCTGGGAACGAATGTTGAGGTAGCGTAAATCTTCCAGGCTGTTTCGATCACCGGGGGCCAGGCGAACCGTGACATCGTAAGATTCTTTGCCGAGCTGGACGGTAACATTGGTACCGCCATGGAGCGCCGCGCGTACTTCATCGGCCACGGCGCGCGCCGTTACCCGGAGCGGTCCGGTGCCTTCACGCAGCCGGATCCGCAGTTCCGGCTTGCCCGGCCGAAGATCATCGGATACATCCTGCACGCCATCGAAACTTCTGAGCCAGTCCTGAAGTTCGAGCGACGCCTGTTTGCCCTGCTCGAAATTATTGCCCAGCAGGCGAATTTCAATGGCCTTACCAGCGACACCGCGCTCCTTATCGGTGAATTTCAACGCTATGACATCGGGCACGCGGCCAACCAATTCGCGCCAACGGGTAAGCATCTCCTCGATGGTGCCGACACGCTCCTCAGCCCTGAGCAGATCAGCGCTAATCGTGGCCAAGTGCGGTCCATTCTCGTTAGCGTCCACGTTGGAATTGTAAAACACCGAGACATTCTTAACGAGACTCCGGCCTTTGTTTTGACGTACGGAAAACTCATCGTTTAATTTTTGAAGAGCTTTTTCCACCCGAAGCGCGATCTCTTCGGTCCGCGACAACGGCGTACCCTGAGGCAGTAAGATGCGGGCCTGGATAATGTCACTTTCTAGCTCGGGGAACGCTCGGTATTTTAAGAGACCTGATGATGTGGCCGCGAAGGATATTAAAACGAGAGCTATTAAAACTCCTAGTACAGGATAGGGGATTCGGATAGCGGCATCAATAAGCGGTCCGAACACTCTGTCCCGAAAGCTATCGAAGCGGGCATCAAACCAGTTGTGGAACCGCGATCTCCGCGAACTATCCATAGATGCGATGGAATGCCGGAGGTGGGCAGGGAGAATGAGGAACGCCTCGATGAAACTCACCGCCAGTGTAATGAGCAGTACGGCCGGCAAGTACTTAAGAACTTCTCCTATGCGTCCGGATAGGAAAGCAAGCGGTCCGACTACAATAACCGTTGTCAAGAACGACGAAAACACGCTGGGCAGAACCTGGCGGGTACCGTCAACAGCGGCCTCCAGCGCTTCCTTGCCCTTGCGAACGTTAGCGGCGATATTCTCAGAGATGATGATAGCATCATCCATCAGCAGACCGATCGCCACGAGCAAGCCCACCATGGTCATCATGTTGATGGTGTAACCGAGCACCTGCATGATAAAAATGGCCCCGAGAAATGAGACCGGCAGACCCATGGTGACCCAGAAGCTATAGCGGAGACCAAAGAAGGCCCACATGGTGAGAAACACGAGCAGCAAACCCTGCGCACTGTTTACCAGCAGTATGCGCAGGCGGTCGCGGATGTTCGATGTAACATCCTGGCTGATTTCTAGAGACACACCCTTTGGCGCCATTCTTTGTTCGCGTTCTAAATTTTGCTTGATCGCCTCCATGACGAACAGGGAATCCTGGGAGTACGTTTTTGATATTTCGAGCAGAGCGGCCCGTTTCCCATTGAAATGAATTTTTTCTTCCGGATGATCGAAGCGCGTTTCAATGGCCGCGATGTTACCGAGCAACACTTGACCGCCGGTACGGCTCGACACAACAACTAGATCGGTGAACTCCTGTGGAGCACGCCTTTGACCGGCGAAACGGACGATAAGATCGCCGTCCCGGGTTTCCATAATGCCAGCCGGCATATCGAGGTTCTGGCGTCCAAGGGTGGCAGCCAGGTCGCCTACTCCAAGGCCATAGCGGCGCAGCACCTCAACAGGAATCTCAATAGAAATGTCCTGGTCGGAAAAACCGAGCAGACGGACCTGGGCAATGCGTTTGTCTCGTTTTAGGCGTTCTTTAACCTTCTCGGCGTAAGCCTTGAGGTCCATTGGTGTCATATTGCCGGTAACGGCTATACTGGCGACTACAGCGGTGCGTTCCAATTTTACGATTGACGGCTTCTCGGTTTTATCAGGAAAGGTAGTGATAGATTCGACCTGCGACTTCACATCGTTGAAGAAGTCGTCCATGTCAGTGCCTTTTTGCATTTGAGCTGTGATGATAGCTAAGTTCTCGCGGGCGTCGCACCGCACCTCATCCAGGTCAGAGACGCTATCGAGCGCATCCTCAATGCGTTGGCAAATGGCATCCTCTACCTCAGCCGGAGTGGCGCCGGGGTATGGAACGCGGATCTCCACTTCTGTTGGCGGGATAACGGGAAAAGTATCCTTCTGTAGTTTTGGCAGCGCGGACAATCCCAGGACCATCACGGCGACCATAAGCATGTTGGCGGCCGTGGGGTGTTGCGCGAAATACCTGATCACTTCCTGCCTTCCTTGCCCGTAGCTTCTATGATGATCCGTTTCTCGGTTCGCTTGTCCTCTACAGGATCGAGGAGCATACCTTGCACCGCCGGGACCAGATCAGAAAGAACCACGCGTTCGCCTGGGCTTACCCCCTCGACCAGAACCGCAAAACTCCCTTGGGTAAAACGGACTTTAACCGGGCGGATATCAAGCCGATTGTTTTCATCCAGCACATATACCGTACTTTTATGGAGAGCAAAAACGGGAACTACCAATTGATTCACAAGGGATTTACGGCGCAATTCCACTTCTACGAACGTATTTCGCGCCAGCGGTGGCCGCTTGCCTGGCTCAGCCTTCGAGTAAGGATCATCTACCGCCACCACCACTCCGAGGGTCTGGGTTTGCGGGTCAATGGCGCCGGATACCCGGTCAACCCGGGCCTCCCATTCTATGGTATGAACCCCGGTGTGCAGGCGAAGCACGGCGTCCAGATCAAGAGCGCCGGGGGCTTTGGTGCCGGCCACTGATCCCGGCTTAATTTCCTTTCCTTCGATCAGTGGTCGAAGCCTGCCGATCGGGAATTGGGCCTCGACTTCGGTAACATCCATGCCGTCACCCTTAAAAAGAAGTTGGCCTTTATTGACGTATTGGACCCGGTTGATTTTGACTTCGCCGATCCGAACATCGAATGGGGCTTTTATAACGGTATGATCGAGATCGAGTTCAACTCTCGCTTTCTGAGGTATGAGTACTTCCCTCTCAGCGCTGTTGACGGACAGCGCGTTACGCAGATTCTGGACAGCAGCCTCTCCGTTCAAGACTTTCCGTTCAACCGCCTCAAACGCTGCTTTAGCCGTAGTCCCTCTCGAAGCCAGAGACTTACTGCGTTTAAATTCCGCCTTCAGTAGATCGAAATCTCGTTT comes from Deltaproteobacteria bacterium and encodes:
- a CDS encoding efflux RND transporter permease subunit, with the translated sequence MIRYFAQHPTAANMLMVAVMVLGLSALPKLQKDTFPVIPPTEVEIRVPYPGATPAEVEDAICQRIEDALDSVSDLDEVRCDARENLAIITAQMQKGTDMDDFFNDVKSQVESITTFPDKTEKPSIVKLERTAVVASIAVTGNMTPMDLKAYAEKVKERLKRDKRIAQVRLLGFSDQDISIEIPVEVLRRYGLGVGDLAATLGRQNLDMPAGIMETRDGDLIVRFAGQRRAPQEFTDLVVVSSRTGGQVLLGNIAAIETRFDHPEEKIHFNGKRAALLEISKTYSQDSLFVMEAIKQNLEREQRMAPKGVSLEISQDVTSNIRDRLRILLVNSAQGLLLVFLTMWAFFGLRYSFWVTMGLPVSFLGAIFIMQVLGYTINMMTMVGLLVAIGLLMDDAIIISENIAANVRKGKEALEAAVDGTRQVLPSVFSSFLTTVIVVGPLAFLSGRIGEVLKYLPAVLLITLAVSFIEAFLILPAHLRHSIASMDSSRRSRFHNWFDARFDSFRDRVFGPLIDAAIRIPYPVLGVLIALVLISFAATSSGLLKYRAFPELESDIIQARILLPQGTPLSRTEEIALRVEKALQKLNDEFSVRQNKGRSLVKNVSVFYNSNVDANENGPHLATISADLLRAEERVGTIEEMLTRWRELVGRVPDVIALKFTDKERGVAGKAIEIRLLGNNFEQGKQASLELQDWLRSFDGVQDVSDDLRPGKPELRIRLREGTGPLRVTARAVADEVRAALHGGTNVTVQLGKESYDVTVRLAPGDRNSLEDLRYLNIRSQDGRLVPLTAIAEIEQTRHYSRVHRINGQRTITIQGNIDTRVVNARELMGVTKKEFIPKLKKKYPNLRISFQGQGKESGKTSSSLNNNLMISLIGVFLILCFQFRSYVQPIAVLLAIPLGFIGVVWGHVLMGLDLTMPSLVGLATLAGIVVNNNILLVSFIKERLGEGMNISDAARFAARGRFRAIVITSLTTIAALLPLLLETSTQAQFLIPIVASLAYGLFTATMLSLFLVPVFFVILEDLGLLRWGSEGTGDEAFATHVV
- a CDS encoding MFP transporter, which translates into the protein MMKKWIRRLWFVPPVVIGVVAVLLAPSLINSPKKVETKPLAVKVRVIRVLNLKVRPTISGYGITQPGRIWEAVSEVAGQVVWVSDKLKNGHFVEAGTELLRIDNSAYRLALAEIEARLNAIRVKERTTKASLTIAKRDFDLLKAEFKRSKSLASRGTTAKAAFEAVERKVLNGEAAVQNLRNALSVNSAEREVLIPQKARVELDLDHTVIKAPFDVRIGEVKINRVQYVNKGQLLFKGDGMDVTEVEAQFPIGRLRPLIEGKEIKPGSVAGTKAPGALDLDAVLRLHTGVHTIEWEARVDRVSGAIDPQTQTLGVVVAVDDPYSKAEPGKRPPLARNTFVEVELRRKSLVNQLVVPVFALHKSTVYVLDENNRLDIRPVKVRFTQGSFAVLVEGVSPGERVVLSDLVPAVQGMLLDPVEDKRTEKRIIIEATGKEGRK